One part of the Lytechinus pictus isolate F3 Inbred chromosome 3, Lp3.0, whole genome shotgun sequence genome encodes these proteins:
- the LOC129257769 gene encoding serine/threonine-protein kinase 11-interacting protein-like: MASSSGNAVNVSSDPVARLADFLRRGKSDIKVLTGKSKLSLTTVYLSILNRCFATTHPTDDSTEVVDGGKKYDAESVKYLRDVLHRTLGLKLLHENATLKGAVDVSRFHALTVLEVKRVPVHFLVGLGSLRSQLRVLICSRCVHSLQMLLVGCGGDKADEQDWPVLHTLNLSHNYIDALDESLRFLPALKALDLSHNNIRHTRDYFESLPEIIHLNLSYNQLWRVPSLGEFIPSHLQTLILRGNNIESLSGVEYLEDLGTLDLAKNAIFDSSELFSLGYLHRLRKMHFDGNPFTFQSKWRLMIAKYLPPEAAQLVTFIDEVPLTRAEIQLVPRKSTVRPMRPEYLSDNFSASLRSDMSYDNLEESVDPEGGQKRRKQRVKRLSAKVRNASISEQSEDQKQRARKQLSDTGVKSSSSPRTTPGTDAKKEFEDIRQMHGKDWLLALHNPYEPLSKPPGHVRQSTEPRRSPTDAKLGDVNDDVGSRTNIQVDVHLEQEGYSAGRGPPMVVVEEAVERTSMPNEESTRVNPVDGVRGQVNGHVKGQEDEGVKQLSRESSEQIDLLMRQESQLQVRIKDGDLKEEEDDDKEEEDDGIDLCGPLLIRLNKSEPPVQLFVTIKEAFIEEKNLYGKVVQRLETKSLIGMTMSIEEMLDEFSNAPVELPVVKLSFDYINKERRKRDYVMEDMNTCEALIKVLEPIIVQNEASKTRIFLQCLKCMMTFPKEQAKKKVEKKPKKSGTWTSEEESGSDFESVSEVLTCPSCGSNLLLEVDDPRRSEVNTPVGSVASVDMAAMPMAASSPWKQKREADTIVVSPSNKPSNLIDPSVDIFSSNSSDLSYTKSASSTPSQLSPKKDRTKMNLSPAHGPRGQAIRDLMPSPSKDGSLTSSLSSQHSGTSSDFRLPDPSIKMEVTESSPVEELVNYTREKLTELLTTNKKGFRQSTEQPSSTSQRYSLCPTDGGSVSSMDASGPTTPVQQIITNPFDSQFKNSATKIGPSRTSPSQLLNGSANIPADESDGGGVVGASDESEVRTNGGSDDVFNPRVDHRYSEDDIVVLQNPEAAASSHNMEYRNVFHLQDGQHQDKDSVSVDAISVGRLDSNESDIAVISETDAQSSNSALALLRNSSLGNISATSDTVFENNHHGNVSNESSESPAQQRQQTSSSDDHRGLLSSNEHDVIYKSNSGAESASEVNGGGQWNVGGAHQPVIKRTVQSSPSHSINSAETSMLSMAEEDCCRVDHRLKLFFSMSVFGNEEEFTCLLKGTVFQLSKKQHFDGVVVVSTDSIYLMKITKEESENPSDWLVKRTQHPIKDLVRIHVGLGSQSVQFEFCSDGILYTVVIGDKKRIRQFAAVLMNLISTSAWKKKFKGVVWEHAQTFLNLTDEVFVPQATGDTSYEVDPQITVFITSQLKTRLETKQGTEMRVEPLGIVVTATDIYLVEENHFYPLALGKNKKSVKGQHQFVPKGHRKISDISGLELYGDSPTDVTISFFSEDTGEESQWNISTSSDASLDQLITAIKQPWKEMFGVNIQETLHPSIAIQDLT; the protein is encoded by the exons ATGGCCAGTTCGTCAGGGAATGCAGTCAACGTTTCTTCAGATCCTGTGGCAAGGCTTGCCGATTTCCTCAGACGGGGCAAGTCTG ACATTAAGGTATTGACGGGTAAGAGCAAGCTGTCCCTGACGACCGTCTATCTTTCCATACTGAACCGATGCTTCGCTACAACTCATCCCACTGATGACTCGACGGAGGTAGTGGATggtggaaaaaaatatgatgcagAGTCCGTTAAATATCTAAGAGATGTTCTCCACAGGACATTAGGTTTAAAG TTACTACACGAGAATGCTACTTTGAAAGGTGCTGTGGATGTATCACGTTTTCATGCGTTGACGGTCCTAGAGGTCAAGCGAGTACCCGTCCATTTTTTGGTTGGTCTAGGCTCTCTCCGATCCCAGCTCAGGGTGCTGATATGTTCCAGATGTGTCCATTCACTTCAG ATGCTGTTGGTAGGATGCGGTGGAGATAAAGCAGACGAACAAGACTGGCCTGTATTACACACCCTTAACCTCAGTCATAACTACATTGATGCCCTGGATGAGTCATTG CGTTTCCTTCCTGCCTTGAAAGCACTGGACCTAAGCCATAATAATATCAGACACACAAGAGATTACTTTGAG AGTCTTCCAGAGATCATCCATCTAAACTTGAGTTACAACCAGCTATGGAGGGTACCTTCGCTGGGAGAGTTCATTCCATCTCATCTACAGACCTTGATCCTTCGAGGTAACAACATTGAAAGCCTTTCTGGTGTGGAGTACCTGGAGGACCTAGGAACCCTGGATCTTGCCAAGAACGCAATCTTTGACTCCTCGGAACTCTTCTCTTTGGGTTACCTGCATAGGCTAAGGAAG ATGCACTTTGATGGAAATCCATTCACCTTCCAAAGCAAATGGCGGTTGATGATTGCAAAATACCTACCACCAGAGGCAGCACAGTTAGTT acctttATTGATGAGGTTCCTTTGACCAGAGCAGAGATACAG CTTGTACCCAGAAAGAGCACCGTAAGACCTATGAGGCCGGAGTACCTCTCCGACAACTTCTCGGCTTCTCTCCGCTCCGACATGTCATACGATAACCTGGAGGAATCGGTAGACCCCGAGGGAGGTCAGAAAAGGAGGAAGCAAAGGGTCAAAAGGTTATCAGCAAAGGTCAGGAATGCATCCATCAGTGAGCAGTCAGAGGACCAGAAACAGAGAGCTAGGAAGCAGCTGTCAGATACTGGTG TCAAATCATCCTCCAGCCCAAGGACCACACCAGGAACCGATGCCAAGAAAGAGTTTGAGGATATTAGACAGATGCACGGCAAAGACTGGCTCCTGGCCCTTCATAACCCTTATGAGCCACTCTCCAAACCTCCTGGACATGTTAGACAGAGTACTGAACCACGGCGTAGTCCCACCGATGCTAAACTGGGTGATGTTAATGACGATGTTGGATCAAGGACTAATATCCAGGTGGACGTCCATCTTGAACAAGAGGGGTATTCAGCTGGGCGTGGCCCtccgatggtggtggtggaggaggCGGTAGAGAGAACATCCATGCCAAATGAAGAAAGCACCAGGGTGAATCCTGTAGATGGGGTCAGAGGTCAGGTCAACGGTCATGTCAAAGGTCAGGAAGATGAAGGTGTGAAGCAACTATCAAGGGAATCCTCGGAGCAGATTGACCTGTTGATGAGACAGGAATCCCAGCTCCAGGTTAGAATCAAAGATGGTGACTTGAAAGAAGAAGAGGACGATGATAAAGAGGAGGAAGATG ATGGCATTGACCTGTGTGGCCCATTGCTGATCAGACTGAACAAATCTGAACCACCAGTTCAACTCTTCGTCACCATCAAGGAAGCGTTTATTGAAGAGAAAAACCTTTACGGCAAGGTTGTTCAGAGACTGGAAACAAAGAGTCTAATAGG AATGACGATGTCAATAGAAGAAATGCTTGATGAATTCAGCAATGCTCCTGTAGAGCTTCCCGTAGTGAAGCTGTCCTTTGACTATATCAACAAGGAACGTCGTAAGAGAGATTATGTCATGGAGGATATGAACACCTGTGAA GCCCTGATTAAAGTCCTGGAACCAATCATAGTCCAGAACGAGGCAAGTAAGACCAGGATCTTCTTACAGTGTCTGAAGTGTATGATGACATTCCCAAAGGAACAGGCTAAGAAAAAAGTTGAGAAGAAGCCGAAGAAGTCTGGGACGTGGACCTCTGAGGAAGAGAGCGGGAGTG ATTTTGAGTCGGTCAGTGAAGTATTGACCTGTCCAAGCTGTGGTAGTAACCTTCTGCTAGAGGTCGATGACCCTAGAAGGTCAGAGGTCAACACACCTGTAGGGTCAGTGGCATCGGTTGACATGGCAGCAATGCCTATGGCTGCATCATCACCATGGAAACAAAAAAG AGAAGCAGATACCATTGTGGTAAGCCCTTCCAACAAACCCAGCAATTTGATAGACCCGTCAGTCGACATTTTCTCCTCCAACTCCTCTGATCTCAGCTACACCAAGAGTGCCTCGTCCACCCCTTCCCAGCTCTCACCAAAGAAAGACCGGACCAAGATGAACCTTAGTCCAGCCCATGGTCCAAGAGGACAGGCCATTAGAGATCTGATGCCATCACCATCCAAAGACGGCTCATTGACCTCGTCGCTGTCATCACAACATAGTGGGACAAGTTCAGATTTTAG GTTACCCGATCCAAGCATCAAAATGGAAGTAACTGAAAGTAGTCCAGTGGAAGAGCTAGTCAACTACACGAGAGAGAAACTCACAGAGCTACTTACCACCAACAAGAAAGGTTTCAGGCAAAG CACTGAACAACCAAGCAGTACTTCCCAAAG GTACTCTCTCTGTCCCACTGATGGTGGGAGTGTATCTAGCATGGATGCCTCGGGACCTACCACCCCTGTCCAACAAATCATAACCAACCCCTTTGACTCACAATTCAAGAACTCTGCCACCAAGATTGGCCCCTCAAGGACATCACCATCCCAGCTCCTCAACGGCAGTGCTAACATACCTGCTGATGAGTCCGATGGAGGAGGTGTCGTCGGCGCGTCCGATGAGAGCGAGGTTAGGACTAACGGAGGAAGTGATGATGTATTCAACCCCAGGGTTGATCATAGATACAGTGAGGATGATATCGTGGTGTTGCAGAACCCGGAAGCAGCAGCGTCCAGTCATAACATGGAATATAGGAATGTCTTTCACCTACAAGATGGGCAACATCAAGACAAGGACTCCGTCTCCGTGGATGCCATCAGCGTCGGGCGCTTGGACAGCAATGAGAGTGACATTGCCGTGATAAGTGAAACGGACGCTCAAAGCAGTAACAGCGCGCTCGCGTTGCTCAGGAACTCAAGCCTTGGGAATATCAGTGCGACATCAGATACTGTGTTTGAAAACAATCACCATGGAAATGTGAGCAATGAGAGTAGTGAAAGTCCTGCTCAGCAACGGCAGCAGACTTCATCATCTGATGATCACAGGGGCTTGCTGAGCTCCAATGAGCATGACGTTATCTATAAATCAAACTCTGGAGCTGAGAGTGCATCCGAGGTCAATGGAGGTGGACAGTGGAATGTTGGTGGTGCCCACCAACCTGTAATCAAAAGAACGGTCCAGTCTTCACCGTCTCATTCTATTAACTCAGCAGAGACATCCATGTTATCAATGGCTGAGGAGGATTGCTGTAGAGTAGATCACCGTCTAAAGCTCTTCTTCTCCATGTCTGTCTTTGGCAATGAGGAAGAATTCACTTGTCTATTAAAG GGCACTGTGTTTCAGTTGAGCAAGAAGCAACATTTTGATGGTGTGGTGGTTGTATCAACAGATAGTATCTACCTCATGAAGATCACAAAAGAAGAAAG TGAGAAcccatctgattggctggttAAGAGAACGCAGCATCCAATCAAGGACCTTGTTAGAATACATGTCGGTCTTGGAAGTCAGAGTGTGCAGTTTGAATTCTGCTCCGATGGGATTCTCTACACCGTTGTGATCGGAGACAAGAAGAGAATTAGACAGTTTGCTGCAGTTTTGATGA ATTTAATCAGTACAAGTGCATGGAAGAAAAAATTTAAAGGTGTTGTATGGGAGCATGCCCAGACGTTTCTCAACCTTACCGATGAGGTGTTTGTCCCCCAGGCTACAGGGGATACAAGCTATGAGGTAGACCCTCAGATCACTGTCTTCATCACGTCACAACTCAAGACAAGACTAGAAACGAAACAAG GTACAGAGATGAGAGTAGAGCCACTAGGTATCGTAGTAACCGCTACTGATATCTACCTGGTCGAAGAGAACCACTTCTATCCCTTAGCTCTGGGGAAGAACAAGAAGAGTGTCAAGGGTCAACATCAGTTCGTCCCAAAGGGTCATCGCAAGATCAGTGATATCTCAGGACTG gaGTTGTACGGTGACTCTCCAACTGATGTGACGATTTCATTCTTTAGTGAG GACACTGGTGAGGAATCTCAGTGGAACATCAGTACATCATCAGATGCATCGCTGGATCAACTTATAACAGCCATCAAGCAACCTTGGAAAGAGATGTTTGGTGTTAACATTCAAGAAACTCTTCATCCCTCTATCGCTATCCAG